Within Desulfobacter sp., the genomic segment GTCACAGCCACCCTGTCCAGCATCGAACGGATCCTGAAAATCATCCGCAGCATTGATGTGCCCAGCATCGGAAAAAGAATATCGGTCATTCCTGTGGAAAACGCAGATGCGGCCAAACTGGCAAAAACCCTGTCCACTGTGTTCAAGGCCAGGATCAAAACCGTCAAAGGCAAGGCCCCGGTGTTGGACATGGTCACCTTTACGGCCGACGAACGGACCAACGCCATCATCCTCCTGGCCTCCAAGGTGGAAACCCAGCGGGCGAAGGAACTGATCGAACTCCTTGACCAGCAGGTGCCCAAGGGGGACGAACGGATCAGGGTCTATTACCTGGAACACGCCCTGGCCGAAGACATGGCCAAGGTGCTGCAGAAAATCCCCACCGAAAAAAAAGGCTCATCAACGGCCAAGGGTAAAAAAGAGGCCCCCATCCTTTCCCAGAAGGTCAACATCAATGCTGACCCCGCCACAAACTCCCTGATCATCATGGCTGAAAAAGAAGATTACCCGGTGCTGGAGGAAGTGATCGCCAAACTGGACATCCCCAGGGCCATGGTCTATATCGAATGTCTGATCATGGAGGTCAATGTCACCAAGGGGCTGAACATCGGCACGGAATGGCAGACGACCCAGACATTCAGCGACGGGGACAAAGGGGTCTCCGTTGGCTTCGGGGGCAATGGAGACAGCGGGTTCACCAATTCAAGCACCCTGGCCGGCGGCAGTCTGCCCAAAGGCTTTTCCGTTGGGGTGCTGGGCAAATCCTTCAGCATCGGAGGGGTCTCCTTTCCTGACATCAAGGCCGTGGTCAATGCCCTTCAGACCGACGAAGATGTGAATATCCTTTCCACCCCCCAGATCCTGACCACGGAAAACGAAGAAGCCGTGATCACCGTGGGCAGCAACATTCCCTATCAGACCCGGTCCGCCGCCGACTCGGGCACTGAAACCTACTCATCCTACGAATACAAGGATGTGGGCATCACCCTGAAAATCACCCCCAGAATTTCCAAGGGCCGGATGGTGCGGCTGGATGTATTCCAGGAACTGACCAAACTGACAAACGTGAACCAGGACGACGGCACGGACCGCCCCACCACCCTCAAGCGGCAGATAGAGACCACCATCATTGTTGAAGATGCCAATTCCGTGGTCATCGGCGGGCTCATTGACGAAACCATGAGCCGTACCAACAGTAAAACCCCCTGCCTGGGGGATGTACCCGGACTGGGCTGGGCATTCAAATCCGTGGTTGAGGGAGAGGATAAAACCAACCTCTATGTTTTCCTGACCCCGAGGGTCATAAAAAGCCCCCTGGAAGCCAGGGACCTATACAATGACAAGAAAAAGGAAATCGACGGTGTCCAAAGCGGCGAAGTCCGCCTTTTTGAAAGAGTCGAACGGGCCGGCAAAATTATCTCCGGCCAGGGCGGGACGGCGCCGGAAGTAAGAGAGAGGCACTAAAGGACGCACACCTATGATCGCACATCTGGTTGACATCATGGCCGAGTTATCCCCCTTGTCCGGGGCGGACAAAACAAAGCTTTTGAACACCCTGACCCAGAATCCGGGCACCGTCACCGAGCCTGCGGTAAAAACCCGGCTGATCCAGGAGGGGGTTGTGCTCAACGCACTGGCCCAGGTTTATGCCATGGACATTTTACCGGGCATTCCCCTTTCCGGTGCTGCCAGCGAGTGGACCCGGGAAATCTCCCAGCAGTTTCTCAAAAAATCCTGCATGGTGCCCGTCATCACGCCGGAGGCCACCTTCATTGCCATCAATGACCCCACAGATCCCTGCCCTGCCGACGATCTGGCCAATTACCTGGCCCGCTGCCAGGCCGCCGCCCCCACCCGGGTACTGGCGGCCCGCCAGGATATTTTCACCGCCATCAACACCTTTTACGAGCAGACCGAAGACCAGGCCCGGCAGCTGGTGGAAGATATTGAGGAGGGCAGCGAATACCGGATCGACGGCGACGGGGAGACCGCCGACCTGTTGGACGACACCAGCGACGCCCCGGTGATCCGCCTGGTCAACCACATGATTGCCAAGGCCGTCAAGGCACTGGCCAGTGACATCCACATCGAACCCTTCCAGGACAGCCTGTCCGTCCGCTACCGCATCGACGGCATCCTCTACCCCATGCTCACCCCGCCAAAAGGGGTGCAGTCGGCCCTGGTTTCACGGATCAAGGTCATGGCCGGGATGAACATCGCGGAAAAACGGGTCCCCCAGGACGGCCGGGCCCAGGTCAGAATCGGTGACCAGGAAATCGATCTTCGGATATCCACCGTGCCCACGGGATTCGGGGAGCGCCTGGTCATGCGCCTGCTCAACAAATCCGGATACTTTCTGGCCCTGTCTGAATTCGGCATGGCCGAGTCCAACCTGGCCCGCATCAATACCATCATCCGCCAGACCCACGGCATTGTCCTGGTCACCGGCCCCACGGGCTCGGGCAAAACCACCACCCTTTATGCCGGCCTCTCTGAGATCAATTCCCCGGAAAAAAACATCATCACCATTGAAGACCCCGTGGAATACAACCTCACCGGCATCGGACAGATCCAGGTCAACACCAAAACCGGGGTGACCTTTGCCAAGGGGCTGCGCTCCATTGTCCGC encodes:
- the gspD gene encoding type II secretion system secretin GspD; the encoded protein is MILALFAAGPGPWAAHAQKAKVPAEEYVSIDFDNVDIKVFIKFISKLTGKNFVVDSRVKGKVTVISPTKISVKEAYQVFESVLEIHGFSTVHSGKVTKIIPSPSARADNLDTRVSKAPEKASDRLVTRLIPLDYADTDELKRLFTPLLPKGSVVLSYKDTNMLIVTATLSSIERILKIIRSIDVPSIGKRISVIPVENADAAKLAKTLSTVFKARIKTVKGKAPVLDMVTFTADERTNAIILLASKVETQRAKELIELLDQQVPKGDERIRVYYLEHALAEDMAKVLQKIPTEKKGSSTAKGKKEAPILSQKVNINADPATNSLIIMAEKEDYPVLEEVIAKLDIPRAMVYIECLIMEVNVTKGLNIGTEWQTTQTFSDGDKGVSVGFGGNGDSGFTNSSTLAGGSLPKGFSVGVLGKSFSIGGVSFPDIKAVVNALQTDEDVNILSTPQILTTENEEAVITVGSNIPYQTRSAADSGTETYSSYEYKDVGITLKITPRISKGRMVRLDVFQELTKLTNVNQDDGTDRPTTLKRQIETTIIVEDANSVVIGGLIDETMSRTNSKTPCLGDVPGLGWAFKSVVEGEDKTNLYVFLTPRVIKSPLEARDLYNDKKKEIDGVQSGEVRLFERVERAGKIISGQGGTAPEVRERH
- the gspE gene encoding type II secretion system ATPase GspE, giving the protein MIAHLVDIMAELSPLSGADKTKLLNTLTQNPGTVTEPAVKTRLIQEGVVLNALAQVYAMDILPGIPLSGAASEWTREISQQFLKKSCMVPVITPEATFIAINDPTDPCPADDLANYLARCQAAAPTRVLAARQDIFTAINTFYEQTEDQARQLVEDIEEGSEYRIDGDGETADLLDDTSDAPVIRLVNHMIAKAVKALASDIHIEPFQDSLSVRYRIDGILYPMLTPPKGVQSALVSRIKVMAGMNIAEKRVPQDGRAQVRIGDQEIDLRISTVPTGFGERLVMRLLNKSGYFLALSEFGMAESNLARINTIIRQTHGIVLVTGPTGSGKTTTLYAGLSEINSPEKNIITIEDPVEYNLTGIGQIQVNTKTGVTFAKGLRSIVRQDPDVILVGEIRDIETAAIAIQSALTGHLVFSTLHTNDAAGAVTRLADLGVEPYLISSSVNTVIAQRLVRVLCPECKEAFRIKEADIAAIRPNGEQWVGKTVYRPRGCPACFNTGYSGRQAIFEIMDLDEELRSLILTTSDAGRLREAAIQKGMTTLRQDGMKKVFQGITSIREVLRVTQE